From Tiliqua scincoides isolate rTilSci1 chromosome 2, rTilSci1.hap2, whole genome shotgun sequence, the proteins below share one genomic window:
- the CLDN23 gene encoding claudin-23, whose product MRTPTPMIVGIVLGPCGLVLNLTSTLAPTWRYVSNIPDKAFDMIQHQGIWDICDESQSRGATQCGIQDNLQYFSQQPVQVAKGLMPSSLAVTVLGLVVASLGVRCWQEIPHYLLAGLSGLVLFISGLLSLIAVSWYNYELYNLPFPPGSNVEVGYCLVLGYLGSCLEIIGGSSLMLSFAHCYKERKRKKAASNMNYSYPPSSQQGSTTVAAISPTTDNRDFHLRYGTPTPRSYTNSLDVLEGESTTHCSRFPCDSDL is encoded by the coding sequence ATGCGAACCCCAACACCCATGATTGTGGGCATTGTCCTTGGTCCCTGTGGCCTTGTCTTGAACCTGACCAGCACTTTGGCCCCCACCTGGAGGTATGTGAGCAATATCCCCGACAAGGCTTTTGATATGATCCAACACCAGGGCATCTGGGACATCTGCGATGAGAGCCAAAGCAGGGGTGCGACCCAGTGTGGCATTCAAGACAACCTCCAGTACTTTTCCCAGCAGCCTGTGCAAGTGGCCAAGGGGCTCATGCCCTCCTCTCTGGCAGTCACTGTGCTGGGGCTGGTTGTGGCTTCACTGGGTGTGCGGTGCTGGCAGGAGATACCACACTACCTTCTGGCTGGGCTCAGTGGCCTGGTGCTCTTCATTTCTGGCTTGCTGAGCCTTATTGCTGTCTCTTGGTACAATTATGAACTCTACAACTTACCTTTCCCACCTGGCAGTAACGTGGAGGTGGGCTACTGCCTGGTACTGGGCTACTTAGGTAGTTGCCTGGAAATTATTGGGGGCAGCTCCCTTATGCTGAGCTTTGCTCATTGTTACAAAGAAcgcaaaagaaagaaagcagcttCAAACATGAACTACTCTTACCCACCCAGTAGCCAGCAAGGCTCAACAACAGTGGCAGCCATCTCCCCCACCACTGACAACAGAGATTTCCACTTGCGCTATGGGACTCCTACGCCCAGGTCCTACACCAACTCTCTGGATGTACTAGAAGGCGAGAGCACCACTCATTGCAGCAGGTTTCCCTGTGACTCAGATTTATAA